The proteins below are encoded in one region of Roseovarius bejariae:
- the pheT gene encoding phenylalanine--tRNA ligase subunit beta produces MKFTLSWLKDHLETKASVAEIAEALTDLGLEVEEISNPAERLSDFTIGKVVSAEKHPDADKLKVCQVETDEGQTQIICGAPNAREGITVVVAKPGVYVPGIDTTIGVGKIRGIESYGMMASEREMELSDEHDGIIELPSGEVGERFTDWLAANDPAKVDPVIDIAITPNRPDALGVRGIALDLAARGLGTMKPAPEAQVEGQFPCPISVTIDEDTREGGCEVFAGRLIRGIKNGPSPEWLQDRLRAIGLRPISALVDVTNFFTFDRNRPLHVFDADKVQGNLRVHRAKGGETLMGLDEKEYSFGPGQVVISDDTGVESIGGIMGGLSTGCTEETTNVFLEAAVWDHIQIATTGRALKINSDARYRNERGIDPGFNMEAIELATQMILDLCGGEPSEVVVAGEVPDVSRAYRLDPARVQSLVGMDIPEAEQRQTLTALGFRLDGDMAHVPSWRPDVMGEADLVEEVARIASLTKLEGKPLPRAQVGVPKPILSPMQRREQAARRTTAALGYNECVTYSFIDRESAARFGGGEDATMLANPISSEMSHLRPALLPGLLQAAARNQARGQMDLALFEVGNAFHGGEPTEQHLLVSGLLVGRTGPKDVHGASRPVDLYDAKADAEAVLSAMGAPTKVQILRGASEWWHPGRHGKICLGPKKVLGIFGELHPRVLEQMDVKGPAVAFTLFPAEIPLPRKKAASRGAMTVSDLQAVERDFAFVVDAEVEALSLVNAAAGADKALIEDVRVFDEFIGGSLGEGKKSLAVTVRLQPTDKTLKEADIEAVSKKIVEKVEKATGGTLRG; encoded by the coding sequence ATGAAATTCACCCTGTCGTGGCTGAAAGACCATCTTGAAACCAAGGCCAGCGTGGCCGAGATCGCCGAGGCCCTGACCGATCTGGGCCTTGAGGTGGAAGAGATTTCCAACCCCGCCGAGCGGCTCTCGGACTTTACCATCGGCAAGGTGGTCTCCGCCGAGAAGCACCCCGATGCCGACAAGCTGAAGGTCTGTCAGGTGGAAACCGACGAGGGCCAGACACAGATCATTTGCGGGGCACCTAATGCGCGCGAAGGCATCACCGTGGTGGTGGCCAAGCCGGGGGTCTATGTGCCTGGAATCGATACAACAATTGGCGTCGGCAAGATCCGTGGCATCGAAAGTTACGGGATGATGGCATCCGAGCGCGAGATGGAATTGTCCGACGAACATGACGGCATTATCGAGCTGCCCTCGGGCGAGGTGGGCGAGAGATTTACCGATTGGCTGGCGGCGAACGACCCGGCCAAGGTGGACCCGGTGATCGACATCGCCATCACGCCGAACCGCCCCGATGCGCTGGGCGTGCGCGGGATTGCGCTTGATTTGGCGGCACGTGGGCTTGGCACGATGAAACCCGCACCCGAGGCGCAGGTCGAGGGGCAATTCCCCTGTCCGATCAGTGTGACGATTGACGAGGACACCCGCGAGGGTGGCTGTGAGGTCTTCGCCGGGCGCTTGATCCGTGGCATCAAGAACGGGCCTTCCCCCGAATGGCTACAGGACCGTTTGCGCGCCATTGGCCTGCGGCCAATCTCGGCCCTTGTGGACGTGACCAATTTCTTCACCTTCGACCGCAACCGCCCCCTGCACGTTTTCGACGCCGACAAGGTGCAAGGCAACCTGCGGGTACACCGTGCCAAGGGTGGCGAAACCCTTATGGGCTTGGACGAAAAGGAATATTCCTTCGGCCCCGGGCAGGTGGTGATTTCCGATGATACCGGGGTCGAAAGCATCGGTGGGATCATGGGGGGCCTCTCCACGGGCTGTACCGAAGAGACCACCAATGTCTTTCTTGAGGCCGCCGTTTGGGATCATATCCAGATCGCGACTACGGGCCGCGCGCTCAAGATCAATTCCGACGCGCGGTATCGCAACGAACGCGGTATCGACCCGGGCTTCAACATGGAGGCGATCGAACTGGCCACCCAGATGATCCTTGACCTGTGCGGTGGGGAACCGTCGGAAGTGGTTGTCGCGGGTGAGGTGCCGGATGTCAGCCGTGCCTACCGGCTTGATCCCGCGCGGGTGCAATCGCTTGTCGGCATGGACATTCCCGAGGCCGAACAGCGCCAGACCCTGACGGCCCTTGGCTTCCGTCTCGATGGCGACATGGCCCATGTGCCAAGCTGGCGCCCCGACGTGATGGGCGAGGCCGACCTGGTGGAAGAGGTGGCGCGGATCGCCTCCCTGACCAAGCTGGAGGGAAAGCCGCTTCCGCGTGCGCAGGTCGGGGTGCCGAAACCGATCCTGAGCCCGATGCAACGTCGCGAACAGGCCGCACGCCGCACAACGGCGGCTTTGGGTTATAATGAATGCGTCACCTACAGCTTTATCGACCGCGAAAGCGCGGCACGTTTTGGCGGTGGCGAAGATGCCACCATGCTGGCCAACCCGATCAGCTCGGAAATGAGCCACCTACGCCCTGCCTTGCTTCCCGGGTTGTTGCAGGCGGCGGCGCGCAATCAGGCGCGCGGTCAGATGGATTTGGCGCTTTTCGAGGTCGGCAATGCCTTTCACGGGGGGGAACCGACCGAGCAGCATTTGCTTGTGAGCGGTCTGCTTGTTGGGCGCACCGGGCCAAAGGATGTGCATGGTGCCTCGCGGCCCGTGGACCTCTACGATGCCAAGGCGGATGCCGAGGCGGTGCTGTCGGCCATGGGGGCCCCCACCAAGGTGCAGATCCTGCGCGGGGCAAGCGAATGGTGGCACCCGGGGCGGCATGGTAAAATCTGCCTTGGCCCCAAGAAGGTGCTGGGCATTTTCGGCGAATTGCACCCCCGGGTGCTGGAGCAAATGGATGTCAAAGGCCCTGCCGTGGCCTTCACGCTGTTCCCCGCCGAAATCCCCCTGCCGCGCAAGAAGGCCGCGTCGCGCGGGGCGATGACCGTGAGCGATTTGCAGGCGGTTGAGCGTGATTTTGCCTTCGTCGTGGATGCCGAGGTCGAGGCGTTGTCGCTGGTCAATGCCGCCGCTGGTGCTGATAAGGCGCTGATCGAAGATGTCCGCGTGTTCGATGAGTTCATCGGTGGGTCGCTTGGTGAAGGCAAGAAATCCCTCGCGGTCACGGTTCGCCTGCAACCTACGGACAAGACCCTGAAAGAAGCCGATATCGAGGCGGTCTCGAAGAAGATCGTCGAGAAGGTGGAAAAGGCCACGGGTGGCACCCTGCGGGGATGA
- a CDS encoding YrhK family protein: MRLFTHEARQHSDETRRVYAAYEVAHTLADFIAAISFLIGSILFLWPVYEVQAVWLFILGSVFFCLKPSLRLAREVQLWRMGNLDTLADRARE, translated from the coding sequence ATGCGCCTGTTTACCCACGAAGCCCGCCAACACAGCGATGAAACCCGCCGCGTCTATGCCGCCTACGAGGTCGCCCATACCCTGGCCGATTTCATCGCGGCGATTTCCTTCCTGATCGGCTCCATTCTCTTTCTTTGGCCCGTGTACGAGGTGCAGGCCGTCTGGCTTTTCATCCTCGGGTCGGTGTTTTTCTGCCTCAAGCCAAGCCTGCGACTGGCCCGCGAGGTGCAGCTTTGGCGCATGGGAAATCTCGATACACTGGCCGACCGCGCCCGGGAATGA
- a CDS encoding enoyl-CoA hydratase, with translation MAYETIIVEIEDHVALIKLNRPDALNALNDQLMSELCKALKEAQANEKVRCIILTGSDKAFAAGADIKMMSGKGFVDVFTEDLFGPESEAIMGIRKPIIGAVSGYALGGGCELAMMCDFIIASDTAKFGQPEINLGVMAGLGGSQRLTRFIGKSKAMDMNLTGRFMDAEEAERSGLVSRVVPVKKLLEEARNAAEKIAEKSMVTTMAVKEAVNRSYETTLREGLLFERRVFHSLFATEDQSEGMAAFVEKREPQFRDK, from the coding sequence ATGGCCTATGAGACGATCATCGTCGAAATAGAAGACCACGTCGCCCTCATCAAACTCAACCGCCCCGATGCCCTCAATGCCCTCAACGACCAGTTGATGAGCGAGCTGTGCAAGGCGTTGAAAGAGGCGCAGGCAAACGAAAAGGTGCGCTGCATCATCCTCACCGGCTCTGACAAGGCTTTTGCCGCGGGCGCCGACATCAAGATGATGAGCGGCAAGGGATTCGTCGATGTCTTCACCGAAGACCTCTTCGGCCCTGAAAGCGAGGCCATCATGGGCATTCGCAAGCCGATCATCGGCGCCGTGTCCGGCTATGCGCTGGGCGGGGGCTGCGAATTGGCGATGATGTGCGATTTCATCATCGCCTCGGATACGGCCAAGTTCGGCCAGCCCGAGATCAACCTTGGCGTCATGGCCGGTTTGGGTGGCTCACAACGCCTGACGCGCTTCATCGGCAAGTCCAAGGCGATGGACATGAACCTCACCGGCCGTTTCATGGACGCCGAAGAGGCCGAGCGTTCGGGCCTGGTCTCCCGCGTCGTGCCCGTCAAGAAGCTGTTGGAAGAGGCCCGCAACGCGGCCGAAAAGATCGCCGAGAAATCCATGGTCACCACCATGGCGGTGAAAGAGGCCGTGAACCGCTCGTACGAAACCACCCTGCGCGAAGGGCTTTTGTTCGAACGCCGCGTCTTCCATTCCCTCTTCGCGACCGAGGACCAATCCGAAGGCATGGCCGCCTTCGTCGAAAAACGCGAGCCCCAGTTCCGCGACAAGTAA
- the mutM gene encoding bifunctional DNA-formamidopyrimidine glycosylase/DNA-(apurinic or apyrimidinic site) lyase: MPELPEVETVRRGLAPAMEGAMIANAQVNRPDLRWPFPENMAARLTGQTVQTLRRRSKYILADLSSGETLLIHLGMSGRMTVSGDPLGRFHHDHPAPEKHDHVVLDMSNGARITFNDPRRFGAMDLIETAHAETHPLLAKLGPEPLGNAFDGPTLAEALKTRNTPIKSALLDQRIVAGLGNIYVCETLFRAGISPKRRAKNLSGHRAAALVPIIRDVLTDAITAGGSSLKDFRQADGELGYFQHAFDVYDREGHPCRKPGCTGTVTRIVQSGRSSFYCPSCQR, encoded by the coding sequence ATGCCCGAATTGCCCGAGGTTGAGACAGTGCGCCGCGGCCTCGCCCCCGCGATGGAGGGTGCGATGATCGCCAACGCACAGGTGAATCGCCCCGATCTGCGCTGGCCTTTCCCCGAAAACATGGCCGCACGGCTGACGGGGCAGACCGTGCAAACCCTGCGCCGCCGCTCGAAATACATCCTTGCCGATCTCTCCAGCGGGGAAACCCTGCTGATTCACCTCGGCATGTCGGGTCGGATGACAGTATCCGGCGATCCGCTGGGCCGCTTCCACCATGACCACCCCGCACCGGAAAAACACGATCATGTCGTGCTGGATATGTCGAACGGCGCGCGCATCACCTTCAATGATCCGCGTCGTTTCGGCGCAATGGACCTGATCGAGACTGCACACGCCGAAACCCACCCGCTTTTGGCGAAACTCGGCCCCGAACCGCTGGGCAATGCCTTTGATGGCCCCACCCTCGCCGAGGCCCTGAAAACCCGCAACACGCCGATCAAATCCGCACTGCTGGATCAGCGAATCGTCGCGGGGCTGGGCAACATCTACGTCTGCGAAACCCTGTTCCGGGCCGGGATTTCGCCCAAACGCCGGGCAAAAAACCTCTCGGGCCACCGCGCCGCCGCCCTCGTGCCCATTATCCGCGATGTGCTCACCGATGCGATCACCGCGGGCGGCTCCTCGCTCAAGGATTTTCGTCAGGCAGACGGCGAACTTGGCTATTTTCAACACGCTTTCGACGTCTACGACCGCGAGGGCCACCCCTGCCGCAAACCGGGTTGCACGGGCACCGTAACGCGCATCGTGCAATCGGGCCGTTCCAGCTTCTATTGCCCGTCATGCCAAAGATAA
- the ubiE gene encoding bifunctional demethylmenaquinone methyltransferase/2-methoxy-6-polyprenyl-1,4-benzoquinol methylase UbiE, whose protein sequence is MSEKTTHFGFQDVPEGEKAGRVRGVFGSVASKYDVMNDAMSFGIHRIWKDAMMDWLAPRPGQRLLDVAGGTGDISFRFLKRAGAGHATVLDLTEPMLVEGRKRAEAEAMAESLDWVVGDAMALPFEDNTFDVYTISFGIRNVTRPEEALAEAYRVLKPGGRLMVLEFSQIPNELMQWAYDLYSFHIIPRMGQVIAGDRDSYQYLVESIRKFPDQETFLGMVRGAGFENAKYRNLSLGIAALHSGWKI, encoded by the coding sequence ATGAGTGAGAAAACCACCCATTTCGGATTTCAGGACGTGCCCGAGGGCGAGAAAGCGGGCCGCGTGCGCGGCGTTTTCGGATCGGTCGCGTCGAAATATGACGTGATGAACGATGCCATGTCTTTCGGGATTCACCGCATCTGGAAAGACGCGATGATGGATTGGCTGGCCCCACGTCCGGGGCAGCGGCTGTTGGACGTGGCCGGGGGCACCGGCGACATTTCATTCCGGTTCCTGAAACGCGCGGGCGCGGGCCATGCCACGGTGCTGGACCTGACCGAGCCGATGCTGGTGGAGGGCCGCAAGCGGGCCGAAGCCGAGGCCATGGCCGAGAGCCTTGATTGGGTGGTGGGCGATGCGATGGCCCTGCCCTTCGAGGACAACACATTCGATGTTTACACCATCAGCTTCGGGATCAGGAACGTGACCCGCCCCGAGGAGGCGCTTGCCGAGGCCTACAGGGTTTTGAAGCCCGGCGGGCGGTTGATGGTGCTGGAGTTCAGCCAGATCCCCAACGAGTTGATGCAGTGGGCGTATGATTTGTATTCCTTCCACATCATCCCGCGCATGGGGCAGGTGATTGCCGGGGATCGCGACAGTTACCAGTACCTGGTGGAATCGATCCGCAAGTTCCCGGATCAGGAGACCTTTCTTGGCATGGTACGGGGGGCCGGGTTTGAAAATGCGAAGTATCGCAACCTGAGCCTTGGGATTGCCGCGCTGCATTCGGGGTGGAAGATTTAG
- the ubiB gene encoding 2-polyprenylphenol 6-hydroxylase yields the protein MRGPHNILRLIRTGATLERTGAMGLVMNAMDAPPQVRAIMRFLAWPFQWLGYKGDPGMPPATRALTALGPAYIKFGQILSTRPDLVGDDLATQLRVLQDKLPPFSTDAARESVAQELGAEVDSLFDEFSPPVAAASIAQVHRARLRDTGEAVAVKVLRPGIEKAFRKDIDAFYFAANVIEFLSPSSRRLRPTDVIAHFEGVVMGELDLRLEASSASEFAANTGEDDGFALPEIKWHMSSRRVMTMGWADGLPLGDNAALDAGGHDRVALGERVLQLFLSHALRDGYFHADMHQGNLKVAPNGDIIAYDFGIMGHIDEYTRRVYAEILYGFIKRDYRRVAEVHFEAGYVPADRDVDEFARALRAVGEPIFGMDASHISMGSLLSYLFEVTERFGMETRTELILLQRTMVVVEGVARSLDPQINIWQVARPVVEDYIRKSIGPRAMSRDLGKTLTVLSRYGPRLPRIVENALIRQSMPVAPAPRPSRVWPAIWAMGGAVTGAAAMAAVFLLG from the coding sequence ATGCGCGGGCCGCACAACATCCTGCGCCTGATCCGCACCGGCGCCACGCTTGAGCGCACGGGCGCGATGGGCCTTGTGATGAATGCCATGGACGCACCGCCACAGGTGCGGGCCATCATGCGGTTCCTGGCGTGGCCGTTTCAGTGGCTGGGATACAAGGGCGATCCGGGTATGCCGCCCGCCACCCGGGCGCTGACGGCTTTGGGGCCGGCCTATATCAAGTTCGGGCAGATCCTTTCGACGCGGCCCGATCTGGTGGGGGATGATCTGGCCACGCAGTTGCGGGTGTTGCAGGACAAGCTGCCGCCGTTTTCGACTGACGCCGCGCGGGAGAGCGTGGCGCAGGAGCTGGGCGCCGAGGTGGACAGCCTGTTTGACGAGTTCAGCCCGCCAGTCGCCGCCGCCTCGATCGCACAGGTGCATCGGGCGCGGTTGCGCGACACGGGCGAGGCGGTGGCAGTCAAGGTGTTGCGGCCCGGCATCGAGAAGGCCTTTCGCAAGGATATCGACGCCTTTTACTTCGCCGCGAACGTGATCGAGTTCCTGTCGCCCTCGTCCCGGCGGTTGCGGCCCACGGATGTGATCGCGCATTTCGAAGGCGTGGTGATGGGCGAGCTGGATTTGCGGCTGGAGGCCTCATCGGCCAGTGAATTTGCCGCCAATACCGGCGAGGATGACGGGTTTGCCCTGCCCGAGATCAAGTGGCACATGTCGAGCCGCCGGGTGATGACCATGGGCTGGGCCGATGGTTTGCCCTTGGGCGACAACGCGGCACTGGATGCGGGCGGGCATGACCGGGTGGCCTTGGGCGAGCGGGTCTTGCAACTGTTCCTGAGCCATGCGCTGCGCGATGGCTATTTTCATGCCGACATGCACCAAGGCAACCTGAAGGTGGCCCCGAACGGCGATATCATCGCCTATGATTTCGGGATCATGGGGCATATCGACGAGTATACCCGCCGGGTTTATGCCGAGATCCTCTATGGGTTCATCAAGCGTGATTACCGCCGGGTGGCGGAGGTTCATTTCGAGGCGGGCTATGTGCCCGCAGACCGGGATGTGGACGAGTTCGCCCGCGCGTTGCGCGCGGTCGGCGAGCCGATTTTCGGCATGGACGCGAGCCATATCTCGATGGGTAGTTTGCTGAGCTACCTGTTCGAAGTGACGGAACGCTTTGGCATGGAAACCCGGACCGAGTTGATCCTGTTGCAGCGGACCATGGTCGTGGTCGAGGGCGTGGCGCGAAGCCTGGACCCACAGATCAACATCTGGCAGGTCGCGCGCCCCGTGGTCGAGGATTATATCCGCAAAAGCATCGGCCCCCGCGCGATGAGCCGCGACCTTGGCAAGACACTGACCGTCTTGTCGCGCTATGGGCCTCGCCTCCCTAGAATCGTCGAAAATGCCTTGATCCGTCAATCCATGCCGGTCGCCCCCGCCCCCCGTCCAAGCCGTGTCTGGCCGGCGATCTGGGCCATGGGCGGGGCGGTGACCGGGGCTGCGGCCATGGCGGCGGTCTTCTTGCTGGGATAG
- a CDS encoding YjbH domain-containing protein encodes MITTWPLATTAENQTTVLTNSYGTPGGLIDMPTAEMAPLGQLSTTVDHYDGATKTTLTFQVTNRLSASFRYSAIYGLVPGPGRPAFNTYYDRSFDLSFRLVNEGQYMPAVNIGLQDLVGTGLFGGEYIVATKSIGERLRVSAGLGWGRLGSYGAFGSTGSRSTSLLGQGGIPTYDRWFRGDVAPFAGLSYQLTDRMNLSLEYSSDGYDREVLDGITDHDMPWNIGVDYQVSDALNLGVYALHGTEIGVNATLALNARKPAVNGGAETAPVPVAPRAAGAARDLGWTTDPQRPATVQASVAQSLETEGLRLHGFDLGPHRAHVMIRNPRYDMRAQAVGRTARVLTRTLPASVEVLTITQVEKGMPVSSTTFRRSDLERLENAPATEILAVAGFNDPLAVGPRPALVGEAYPRFDWTIGPFLNFSVFDPDNPVRANGGIRFQGDYHIGRGLRASGSVSYKLFGDLDKVTIGPSNLPRVRSNVAQYSLTDDPTLDYLTLAHYGRPAKDFYSRVTVGYLEKMYAGASAEVLWKPVDSRLALGAEVNYVVPRDFDQLFETRTRNTATGTIPEFNGHVSAYYDFGRGFHGRVDAGRYLAGDWGATIALDREFANGWRVGAYATKTDVSSATFGEGSFDKGIRITIPLSWGTGTPTRTKTNTVIRSLSRDGGARLRVNGRLYETVRDTHEPEMTKTWGKFWR; translated from the coding sequence ATGATCACAACATGGCCGTTGGCCACAACCGCTGAAAACCAGACAACCGTATTAACCAATTCCTACGGCACGCCCGGTGGACTGATCGACATGCCGACCGCCGAGATGGCCCCCTTGGGCCAGCTTTCGACGACGGTCGATCACTATGACGGGGCGACCAAGACGACACTGACATTTCAGGTCACCAATAGGTTGAGCGCGTCGTTTCGTTATTCGGCGATCTACGGGCTGGTGCCCGGGCCGGGGCGTCCGGCCTTCAATACCTATTACGACCGCAGTTTCGACCTGAGTTTCCGGCTGGTGAACGAAGGGCAGTATATGCCCGCCGTGAATATCGGCTTGCAGGATCTCGTCGGCACCGGCCTGTTTGGCGGTGAGTATATCGTGGCGACCAAATCCATTGGCGAGCGCCTGCGGGTCAGTGCCGGTCTGGGCTGGGGCCGCTTAGGCAGTTACGGCGCCTTTGGCAGCACCGGGAGCCGCTCGACATCTCTTTTGGGACAAGGCGGTATTCCCACCTATGACCGATGGTTCCGCGGGGACGTGGCCCCCTTTGCCGGTCTGAGTTACCAACTGACTGACCGGATGAACCTGAGCCTCGAATATTCCTCGGACGGGTATGACCGCGAGGTTCTGGACGGGATCACCGACCATGATATGCCATGGAACATCGGGGTGGATTACCAGGTGAGCGATGCCCTGAACCTTGGGGTTTATGCGCTGCATGGTACCGAGATCGGGGTGAATGCCACCTTGGCCCTGAACGCGCGCAAGCCCGCCGTGAACGGCGGGGCGGAAACGGCGCCTGTGCCGGTCGCACCACGCGCAGCGGGCGCCGCGCGCGATCTGGGGTGGACAACCGACCCGCAACGGCCCGCGACCGTACAGGCCAGCGTGGCCCAAAGCCTTGAGACCGAAGGATTGCGCCTGCATGGTTTCGACCTTGGCCCTCACCGGGCGCATGTGATGATCCGCAACCCGCGCTATGACATGCGCGCGCAGGCGGTGGGGCGCACGGCGCGGGTTCTGACCCGGACCTTGCCCGCCTCGGTCGAGGTGCTGACCATCACGCAGGTGGAAAAGGGCATGCCGGTGAGTTCAACCACCTTCCGGCGCAGCGATCTTGAGCGGCTTGAAAACGCCCCCGCAACCGAGATTCTGGCGGTTGCCGGATTCAATGACCCGCTCGCGGTAGGCCCACGGCCCGCCTTGGTCGGGGAGGCCTATCCGCGGTTTGACTGGACCATCGGGCCGTTCCTGAATTTCTCGGTTTTCGACCCGGACAACCCGGTGCGGGCCAACGGCGGCATCCGGTTTCAGGGAGATTACCATATCGGACGCGGTTTGCGCGCCTCGGGTTCGGTTTCGTACAAGCTGTTCGGCGATCTCGACAAGGTCACGATCGGGCCATCGAACCTGCCGCGCGTGCGGTCGAACGTGGCGCAATATTCGCTGACCGACGATCCGACGCTGGATTACCTGACGCTGGCGCATTACGGGCGACCGGCCAAGGATTTCTACAGCCGGGTCACCGTGGGCTATCTGGAAAAGATGTATGCCGGGGCCTCGGCCGAAGTTCTGTGGAAGCCGGTGGATAGCCGTCTCGCGCTTGGGGCCGAGGTGAACTATGTCGTGCCGCGCGATTTTGACCAGTTGTTCGAGACCCGGACACGCAACACGGCCACAGGCACCATCCCCGAGTTCAACGGCCATGTCTCGGCCTATTATGATTTCGGGCGCGGTTTTCACGGGCGCGTGGATGCGGGCCGGTATCTTGCCGGGGACTGGGGCGCCACGATTGCACTGGACCGCGAATTCGCCAATGGCTGGCGCGTCGGGGCCTATGCCACCAAGACCGACGTGTCGTCGGCCACCTTCGGGGAAGGATCGTTCGACAAGGGCATTCGGATCACGATCCCGCTGTCTTGGGGCACCGGAACGCCGACACGAACCAAGACGAATACCGTTATCCGCTCACTCTCGCGGGACGGTGGCGCGCGCCTGCGCGTGAACGGCCGCCTTTACGAAACGGTCCGGGACACACACGAACCCGAGATGACCAAGACCTGGGGGAAATTCTGGAGATGA
- a CDS encoding YjbF family lipoprotein, translated as MTKRFLSGLVAGALAVLAGCSGGDGETSAGLSMLKGAFAPKKEAALPNAAQLTALIQKSLHATNQPIVAVALPKRKAIAIMPRIEVNGAYATHGTSARRSLTLKHGMVTATRGFGEDLMSSDVDAALALIRSRRAGTVQRVQRYLDGENQTVALETTCRVTPGGAVRYQSGELDRRAVKVQETCKAQSTRFTNSYQVDAATGRILQAQQWISPLNGMVLIQQLR; from the coding sequence ATGACGAAACGATTTCTTTCCGGGCTTGTCGCGGGGGCCCTTGCGGTTCTGGCTGGGTGCAGCGGTGGTGACGGTGAAACCAGTGCCGGGTTGTCGATGCTCAAGGGGGCGTTCGCACCCAAGAAAGAGGCAGCGCTTCCCAATGCGGCGCAACTTACGGCGCTGATCCAGAAATCCCTGCACGCGACCAACCAACCGATTGTTGCGGTGGCATTGCCCAAGCGCAAAGCCATTGCCATCATGCCCCGAATCGAGGTGAACGGCGCTTATGCGACGCATGGCACCTCGGCCCGGCGCAGCCTGACGTTGAAGCACGGTATGGTGACGGCCACCCGGGGCTTCGGAGAGGACCTGATGTCATCCGATGTCGATGCCGCCCTTGCGTTGATACGGAGCCGCAGGGCGGGCACGGTGCAGCGTGTTCAGCGGTATCTGGACGGTGAGAATCAGACCGTAGCGCTTGAAACCACCTGTCGGGTGACACCCGGCGGCGCCGTGCGGTATCAATCCGGGGAACTGGACCGCCGCGCGGTGAAAGTGCAGGAAACCTGCAAGGCACAAAGCACCCGCTTTACCAATAGCTACCAGGTGGATGCCGCAACCGGGCGTATTCTTCAGGCGCAACAGTGGATCAGCCCCTTGAATGGCATGGTGCTTATCCAGCAGCTTCGCTGA
- a CDS encoding phosphotransferase, with the protein MENLGLVSGQGGCHSRLQRAPIIHAGPELPLTVYADSSVIAALTRDLADSGQLPTSAQWQRLYGGRTNHVWRVTGGSDAGPVVVKLYKDSADNPLFPNCPEDEARVLRALEGQGMAPRLLHYTATRLGPCLIYSHLDGGPWRNDPAAAAVLLRRLHRTTALTGLRSAPDGSKAIEAQIETILARCAPSAPEIPRLPAQPVAPSGATCLLHGDPVPGNLIDCGTTLRLIDWQCPAIGDPCEDIALFLSPAMQIAYRGAPLTPAEEMTFLKSYDLPEILSRYTRLAPWYHARSYAYALWQSAQGETTAIARAQAERTAFEIALERLKKA; encoded by the coding sequence GTGGAAAACTTGGGCCTTGTCTCGGGGCAGGGGGGCTGCCATAGCCGTCTGCAACGAGCCCCGATCATCCACGCCGGACCCGAGTTGCCCTTGACCGTATATGCCGACAGCTCCGTCATCGCGGCCCTGACAAGGGACTTGGCGGACAGCGGTCAACTGCCTACCTCGGCGCAATGGCAGCGTCTCTATGGGGGGCGCACGAACCATGTCTGGCGCGTAACCGGCGGGTCAGATGCCGGGCCGGTTGTCGTCAAGCTTTACAAGGACTCGGCGGATAATCCCCTGTTCCCGAACTGCCCCGAGGATGAAGCGCGCGTTCTGCGGGCACTTGAAGGGCAAGGGATGGCTCCGCGCCTTCTTCATTATACCGCAACGCGCCTTGGGCCCTGCCTGATCTACAGTCACCTTGATGGGGGGCCATGGCGGAATGATCCTGCGGCGGCGGCGGTTTTGTTGCGTCGGTTGCACCGAACCACGGCCCTCACAGGGCTCCGTTCGGCCCCTGATGGAAGCAAGGCCATCGAGGCGCAAATCGAGACGATTCTTGCCCGATGTGCCCCATCTGCGCCTGAGATACCCAGGCTTCCGGCACAGCCTGTTGCGCCATCCGGGGCCACCTGCCTGCTGCACGGCGACCCGGTGCCCGGTAACTTGATCGACTGCGGCACAACCCTGCGCCTGATCGATTGGCAGTGCCCCGCCATAGGTGACCCTTGCGAGGACATTGCACTTTTTCTTTCGCCCGCCATGCAGATTGCCTATCGCGGTGCGCCTCTGACCCCTGCCGAGGAGATGACGTTCCTCAAGTCCTACGACCTGCCCGAGATCCTGTCGCGTTATACAAGACTGGCGCCTTGGTACCACGCGCGCAGCTATGCCTATGCCCTATGGCAGTCCGCACAGGGCGAAACCACCGCAATCGCCCGCGCCCAGGCCGAAAGAACAGCCTTTGAAATTGCCCTTGAACGACTCAAGAAAGCATAA